In the genome of Caenorhabditis elegans chromosome IV, the window TCGATATGTGCAAGTTAATACTTCACCTGCTTTCATACGACCACAAAAACTCTGACCAAAGTTTTATCCCAGGTTCCAACTTTATCCTAggttcaacatttttgtgataaatcagatgaaatgtgaaaaaaacagGTACGGTATATACATAGATGATTCATTATTGAACACTAAAAGTTTAACCATAAAAGGATCCCTTCCGATTTCGGAGTTTTATCGAGCGTCTATAAACTTTTGCTTGGTATAAAAGTTTATACATCGTTCCCCGATTTTTTAGTAAAGATGTTCAAGCAACTTTTCCTTTTCTCCGCTTTTCTTCTCGTATTGCTAGATGCTTCCACTCCAGCAGGTAACTCGAAACTCTAACTCCTGACTCAAAAATTCCCATATCTTTTCAGTCCCATCAAGAGAAAGCGTAGTAGCCGGTCTTGTTGCCAATGGGCTCAAGAAGGACTTGGTGGAGAAGATTCTCGAGTTGAGAGAGAAGTACAATACGGAGATCATCAAGGCGAATGCATCGGGCAATCAAAAACTAATGCAGGCCACGTGGAACAAGCATCAGGAGTTGTACCATAAGTTGTTCGCAAAGGTGACCAAGGAGCAGAAGGAGATTTATGAGAAACTCAATAAGCAGTACCATCTTtacttttgattttgttttcttggGGAAGGCTAATAAACTTTATTAATTGTTATCTATATCATGTAAGAACGGAGTCTTAGAAagtaaattatattttcttaaaattaaaagtattGCCTACATCGgaaggaattttgaaaaccagtgcacaattgaaattccacattttccataattctcagtttaaaaaaatttgaaaaccagtgcacatttgaaattccatattttccataattctcagtttaaaaaatttatatccaTGCAAAATAATGATAATCGCATCATTTATTCAACTCAAACAGTTTCTCAAAAGTTCAGTGGCTCAACAGATACTTCTCCCATATTAAACAAAACTCTAAGAAACCGCCTCACACTAAACGAGGTGAGCAAGATTCTCACATTCCGTCTGTTGCTGCTAATATACGAAACTTGTATGATGAGCGGTGTTGCGTAGATATCGTAATGCAACGTGGAGATTATAAAGCTGAAGCAATATACATAGTCAAAATATAAGTAACTGATGAACTCTTTTATGAAATGCTGAAACACGAAAATTTGTTGGAAACTTGGAATTGGAGAGCttatacaattttgaaaacaaccaCAACGATGCTCTGCCAGAAAATGTAGATATGTGGGGAGTGAAACTGAGCTGACGTTAACTGCGATAGCTTTCTAACACTGATGAATATTGGAATATATAACACCGCAGAAGTCCAGGCGAGAAAATTTGTGAGTAAGAAAACCACCtggaaacattacaaattaCTTGAAACATCAGTAACCTCCCGCTCACCAGGTACACAATTTCATGGGTATACCATTTTTGTATATCGACTGTGACGTTTGctaaaaaccagaaaattccGAGTATTAAATCTTTCATCACAAATACGATGTACAAAATCCAAGAGCGTCTGATCAGGTACTGTTGCGAGatctttacaaaattttccgcCGATTTTGTGAAATACATGATGAAACGTTCAAAAGTCTgtagaaatatcaaaaagtggaAGACTTGGGTGATGACGTATAGGCAATAGTGAATGAACCATTCTGCGTAGTGGAAAAGTTCACcggtttttctggaaaaggttggggaaaatctcatttttttaaatctatgaTTTTATTAATCTGGCATCGACAATACGTTTACATCACATTTGGTTCTTGAGCGAACATTGAGAACAGGGATGggcggcaatttttttcggcaaattgccggttcgACAAacttgccagaaattttcaattccggcaacttgccgatttgccagaaatttacaattccggcaacttgccgagttgccggaaattttgacaTTGATAGCGGACATTGAGAACATGGATAggcggcaatttgccgttcggtaatttttatccggcaaattggccgtttgacaaatttgccggaaattttcaattccggcatcttgtcgattcgccggaaattttatttttaaatattctcaTAGAGTTtgcttgtttttcaaaatagatgtaggagcATTTATAgcatgcgtacaattttgccgattaaaattgaaattctgaaatttccaaaaaaaaagtgtaacaccacaatttgccaaaaatattcggcaatttccgtttttttttcggcgcattcggcaatttgccggtttgtcggaTTACCGAAAATGTtatattccggcaatttgccgatttaccaatttgccggaaacaatcgtttgccgcccacccctgattgaGACCAATTTTGGCTAGACGTTTCTGTCCAACACAATTTGTCAGAACATTCTCGTCGAACTGTTATTTATGTACTATAGGCGCAGAGTAGGCCTAGGTCGTCCTTTAGGGTTTAACTTACAAGTTTTCAGATGCCATAGACCCAAATAATATTTgcatcaaaaacaaaacattcgTGGTCCTGACCATTTTGTAAAAGTGACTGGTGATAGGAAATAGTGCTGTCTGATAGTAAataatcatcattttttaattaaaaaaaaaatagaaactcGTACTTTTTCATCAACTTTGCGGTTTTCCTTGAACACGTACACATAGAAGAGATAAAACGAGAAAAGGCACGCTAGGCCAGGGTAACTGTATTCAAAATcgaattgtttgaaataaaaagtcgGAAATTTTGTGGCGTTTTTCATGAAGTTGGGATGAggaaacaaaataataaaccTCGAAGTTGACTGGTAGCCAGACAAAAATACCCGCTCGCAGGTGAATTATCTAGTTTTGCAGCCTGGGTGCGGCTTTAGGTTCAAATATCTAATCCTAGAGAGCATGTACATAATTTATGCAAGTTTGGTTCTGAAGTGACAccagtttttaattgaactacatgatttatttttcactttatgTTTTTGTCAAACAAATATAAACATACAGACAACAGTTAGAATCCGTGTGGCTCCACAGTCGGACTAGACGTTACATCAAATACAACGACTGTCAAGAACTGTCTCAAATTGGTCGATTTTAACAAGGTCTTCATATTCCGACGGTTACATCCCAAGTACGCGATTTGCACGATAAGTGGTATTGTGAACAAGTCCAAAATCACAGAAGAACTCACAAAACCATAAATTGAACACACATCGCGGGCGAAATCGGCAAGAGGTAGAATCAGCATCTGAGGGGAGGaagttcagttttgaaattggaatgcCTGTCAAGAAATTTCTCACCGACTTGAATATGAAAACTATAAATGTCTGCCAGAAAATGTATCTTTGCGGAGTATTAAGCTGCACGGATGCTAAATGGGAATGTTTCAGAACGCTTAACATTATAGGAATATAGAGAACTGCAGATATGAGTAAACCCGTGTTGAGATAGCAGAATACAAGCTAGAACatataaaatgtcaaaacCACCAACAAAGGTCAACTCACCACGTGCTCACGCTAGGGATTTGCCGAATGTGCCGAGAAATGTTTGCTATGTTATATTCATATTAACATATTAATATCATTACTAAGCTTCAAGGTACTATGGAATCGAAATctccaaagaaaaaaaaatcacctgtcttccaagaaaatgaaatcaatAGTTTAATGAAATAACGCAGAATTGCACGAATATGCCCTTGTGCAACTTTTTGCATTGAAgcagatgaaaattttgagttgaaaagtttttctccttttccttTCCACATGCCAACTTTAAATTGATGAACGACACATATGAGGGCTCTAATACCACTAGTAGTTTTGTGGATTCAACAAGTTACGAAGTAAAGCTGGtatttgttgtaatttttggaatctaCTTAATAATCTATCCTTTTTACGTATATGCCTACAAAATCAACAGAGATCGGGATAAAAAGGTATTTTCTTTGAGTTTTATCTTTTTTGAGTTCCTATCATTTTTTCTAGGGCTTCCATGCATGCTGCAGCCTGCCTGCCTTGCGCCGCAGAAAGAACCACCTTTCACGCTATGTGGTGTTAACACGAAGCCTTTGACTTCTCGTCATAGTGCAGAAATAAAGCAAAATGCCGGCGTGAGGCGGGCAAGTTGGAGGCATGCGTCAGGGCCTGAAACGGCGCCTGCCTCCCATGGAagtcctaattttttttctaatttgctACATATAATTTTCTCAGATGTTGTTATTCCCGACTGTACagcatttttacaaaatggtCAAAGCTGAgtatattttgttattttctataGTAATCTACCATATATTGTTAGTTGCGTTTCCTGGAGGGTAACGTTTACAGTGTATTACAGGGGTGTGAGGCaaaatttccgagtttgtcGCACACAtcacaaattttaaacacGACTGAAACGATTGACtttgtttcgaaaattctagtaaaataacataaaattgaggtatttttaatttaatacaGGAAGACCAAATGGATTCCCGCCGCGAGCCGCGAGCCGCGCCTGCTGTATAGTGCGGCGAGGagcccgaaaagtgtcggccgcggcgAAAAAACAACCTTTCGCAACATGTGTGACTTTTCGTCATTGTGCAGAAATGAGGCGAGGGTCAGGCAGATGGGAGGCAAGCGTGGCCTGAATCCGGCCTGCCTCCCAAGGAAGCCCTAGTGCTAAGAATTCAATAACTTTGATTCTCcaaataatatcaaaaaatatctcaTATGTCCGAGTTTGacaagctcggcaaattttgaaattttacgcACACCCCCGCTGTAcaagtttcaaagtttcatgtTTCAACTTTCAGCACAGTTGTTCTATTTCccttattttttctagtttatgGTCTAGCGTGTGCCCTCTATGATTTGATCAAAGCATTTCATCTGATAACATTTCTTCTATCTTTTCAACGATGTCTTGTATTCTTTTTCCCTAATCTAGGAAAGCTTGTTGCAGTTTTCCagaagcaattttttaaatatattcgTTTATTTTATCTAATATGTTTTGGGACTGAATTGATAATGTATTTCTATAGTCCTACGATTTGGTCTAAATCAAGATGGACAACGTTTGAATTGTACTCCGTTGTTAGTTAATTCCAAGTAACGACATTTTTAACGGAAATATGAACGTTCAGGCTAGCGCAATTGTTCTCTATATCATGCAATTGTTGTCTACACTATTTTACATTCCAATACTAAGAAGCGCTCGAAGAAATCCGTATGTAACCTCTGGCCATTACTATTCGCTGCAGAAGTATATCTATTGGCAGACACTGACTTCGCTAATTCTTGAATCTGTAAGTTCATAGAAAATTTACTctgaataatttaattttttatcaaagttTACGATTATAATGTGCATTCTCATCTATTTATCTGGCCTATCCTTCAGTGAAATTATGCTTGCTATTGTGCTAGCGAATATTATCATAACTCCGTTAACTATTCAAGTATCTTATCTGGGAAGTAAAAAGTGGATTGTATACCCGTCGGGGAATTTGAGCTTGAAGAACTTTATCAATGTAGTCTTCTCGATCAAGTGTTCTTCAACTGTCAGCCCATAACACTAACAGTACTGCATGTTGCAGATCGAACTACTAATTTTGTGATTGTTCatttaaagatggagtagtgTGAATGGggattttctttcaaaattctcaaactgATTCTAAATGACAAAATACCACAAAagaagaacgaaaaaaatcgattaagtttgaaaaaatcggttgattttggcgaattttcaattgtgaCCAATCTCctcatttgaattaccgcgctTTTGTCCGCGCCACACTTCGTAGAAATGCATTTGCGCTATTTTCTTCATTCCCGACGTGCGACGTGAAATCGtgttttttccccattttttttctttttttccaaacaaaaaagtcGTAGCGCGTCGGAAGTGAAGAAAATAGCGCGGATGTAAATTTGCGAAGTGCGGCTAGGACAAAAGCGCGCCTTTTCAAATGAGGAGATTAGTCAGAATCGAAAAATAGCGAAagtcaaccaatttttttgaaacctaatggtttttttttcgttttctccCGTGGTATTTCCGTTTCTTGGCGCTTTTTCACGTGTTTGCGCCGATAAAACAGGTGATTAATGTGTGGCTGTgttttaataacttttcaCATACATACCAACATAAATCAATGAACGACACAAATGATTTGGATGATTCGGATAGTACTTATCTCTATACtgcaagttttgaaattctgatagtgttattgtttattttttcaatctaCGTTATCATCTATCCGTTCTATGTATATGCCTATAAAATCAATAGAGAAAGGGATAAGAAGGTATGTATGTTGGCGatttattttgtattaaatttttaaatgctcTCACACCTTCTTCAGATGTTACTGTTTCCGACTGTTCAACACTTCTACAAAATGATCCAGGTGTCGTATTCCATGACTTTCTCTTTTATCATTTACCTTGCATTGGCATTCTCATTTAAAGAAAAGTAGCGTTTTTGTAGTGCTAGTCTTGGGATgcgtttcaaatttcagcataATTTTCCGCAACATCTTCAtcgttctatttttttctatctATGGGCCTAGGGTTGGCCCTCTATAATTTGGTCAAGGCATTCCATCTAATAACGTTTCTGCTGGCAACTcaacgatttttttatttatttattcattatttCTTGGCTTGAAAAATAAGAGCAAAATGAGgaataaaaatgagatgagGTAAGAAATGTGAATGATAAGGTGACCAGATTGGAACATGTCCGAGGTCAGATGATACAAATGATTTCCAAGAAaagttgatgagaaaaaataaataaataaatatgacATCATGTACAAATGAGTGAGGAAATGAGATCATACATAAGATTCAAGAGGGAGGCAAGAAATGCGCTTGGAGAACGTATAGCCTGACACTGGCACCGGGAAATGTTTTGTTACTAAATTCCATATTGTAAGATGTGTGTGGAGAAAACTGTTGTTATTTGTTTTGCCTATTGCAGTCATTTGATATGGAAACCGGGgagatttggaatttttaagataGAGGGCTAGATTTGGAAAATGATATTTGCCGGTTATTATGTTGTGGAATGTTTTCAATATAAGGAAGACTCGTCTGTGCTTCAAGGACTGCTGGTTTGACTGAATGAGGCGATGCTCATATGAATCGTATTGAGTTTTACATCTCTTGAAAACATTCCTAGAAAAGTAACGTAGGGGCTgctctaattttttggtcaggGAAGCAGATTTAGGatgataaatttcaatttcaaaagatgTTTCGTATTCTTTTTCCCAAGCTTAGAAAAACGAGTTGCTgtctttcaaaaacaatttttcatgcatatttggattttttatctAGTATTTTCGATTCCTGAAATGTCACTGTATTTTGCCAATTCAGATCATCCCCGATCGGAATGGACGAAATATGAGTTGTACTCCGTTGCACGTTGATTCAAAATTAGgtctataaataaaaaatatcaacatTTAGGCAGTTGCATTAAGTTGCTATGTTCTGCAAATGCTATCAACATTATTATACATTGTAATCATGAAAAGGGCTAGAAGAAATCCGTATGTAACCTCTGGTCATTACTATTCGCTGCAGAAGTACATCTATTGGCAGACACTGACTACTCTGATATTTGAAGCTGTAAGTTGATACAGTTGAAAgtttaagttttaattttgcgattttatttcagtttacgatgattttttctattctacaagttttcatAGGGTCTTCCTTTAGTGACATATTTATTATTACTGCAATTACAAACACAGTTATAACTCCATTGACTATTCAAATTTCGTATCTGGGAACTAAAAAATGGTTTATATACCCGTCGGCTAATTTTAGCTTAAAGAATTTTATCAAAGTAGTTTTCTCGATCAAGTGTTCTTCAACGGTCCGCCCCTGACACTACTCCacctaataaatttttgattgttcATATTTTTGGCTCAATCTTTTTGCTtacaattaataaaatatatgaatcTAGTGATACCATCTATTTTTCTCAGCTTATGtgcatgggtctcgccacgcaaACAATAAGTTACAACAGCTGCTGGACTAAATGATCGTTCTTAGACTTGTATAGACCGAAGGCCTGCTGAATGGATCAAATGGATCGGGATACTTTTAGAACACGTGCAAGTTTCCTTCCGACACTCGAGTAGTACAGACAAAAACTGTTGTGCGTGTTCCGGGACCGACAGCGAAGGGAAGCTTATTTTATCAGGCCTTGTAGGCCATGTTGCAGTCCGCAAACATCACATCCCCAAGCACTGTGACGACAGCAAGAAAGGCGTGAAAAGGGTTTAACAGCATGTATAAAAACACTGCAGCTGATTATATCTTTCCATTTGGTTATAGTCTTTGTTTACTACACAACTTAAAATTCAGACACTTTTATTCCCAACAGTCAATCACTTTTATGAGATGGTAAAATTTACCTACTACTTGTTTGTCGTATCGATAATGTGTATAGTTTTGACTTATTGTACTACTATTGAATACGGGTACActtgctttatttttaaacacatGATTGTGTATTTTAGGATACTTTTCCACATTATTATGCTTATTTTGATATACTTCATACTGTGTACATTATACCTTTGCACAGAAGCATTTCACTTTCTAACATTCCTACTGGCTGCCCAACGCTgtctaattttcttttttccaagttCTGAGAAGCATGtggttttgtttcaaaaacgtttGTTCAAGTATATCTGGCAGGTGTATTCTTTCTGCTTCGTTAAAGAGATCGTGCTTCTTCTAATTTTCTGCTCAAACCGTAAAAACCATcctattaattttgaaatgtattcTCTGGTTTGTGTAAACTTTGTTAAAGATATTATGGGAAGTGATTTCAGGTAGTTATTGCGTTATTCTATGCGTTATTATTTCTTTCAACAGCATTTTatattccaattattttcaatgctCGGAGAATGTTCTCAGCTCAAAGCTGTGCAATGCAAAAGTACATTTATACACAGACCCTAACAGTGTTTATATGCAAATCGGTATGTTAGATTTTtgctgggattcaggtacactgcctggtggtacTCCCACTGGGCTATAACTTGAACCACATCCTAGctggggactgtggccgataattcAGTAGTGGATTGCTCTACTTCCCAATAGAgactgggtgaacctaggggtgaggccggacttgaactcgtgacctccagattgGTAGCAGCCATCACTACCGACTGACCTGAGCTTATTATTACTTTAACATACGGCTTCCATGGCAGGCAGACGGGGTTTCAGGGCATCATGTCTGCCTGAATCCTGTGCGCCTCACGAAGACGTTTTGCTTCTTGTTTGCATTTTGACGTGAatttacacatttttattttctcatttttatcaaattgatGAATAGCAAATTAAGAATAAGGCGCGGATTGAGGCAAGAGAAAAGTGGAGGTCGCCTTAAGGTCAGGCAGGCATGTCCTACATGGTAGCTCTACTTTAACACCTTATTTGAAAGGCAAAACATTCAGCAATACCTTGAAAACCCTgtgtcaaaaaatatgttaactTTGATAGTCCATAAGTTTGAGCTGAATGATCTCCAGGCCTATTTATGTCCATTACTAAATAATAGgttaatattaatatttcagatagccttatcaattttcatataCCTAATCACTTTTGGCACGTATCCACCATCTAGTTATGCTGTTCTCATTGTAGCAACAGACATTGTCACAACTCCTCTAATAGTCCAAATATCGTATTTGGGAAGTAACCGTTGGAAATTGAAACCTAAAGCAAAATTTTCGTTGAGCAGAGTTTTGAGAGTGCTGTGTGATGTCAAGAAGCCTTCGGTTATTGCgcctaaattttgaattttgattcaaattttatataaatttttaataaaacggTCTAACTGAATAGATGTGAATTGATTTATCAAACTCTGCAAATGGCAGTGGTGATGTTTTACAAAAGAACAGGTGAAGTTCGAGTTTGAGCTCTCGGACAAATCagagttttttgagaatattttttaacttgattatactttcaattttagaCGTTTCAAAGTGTTCATCGCCCTTTTAGCAGCTTCTATAATATACATTCtataccaggggtgtgcggcaaatttggcgatttgccgaaaattgccgacttgccgagctcggcaaatttgccgaattcggcaaatttgaaaaaaccagcatttgccgatttgccgagcacggcaaatttcaaaaaagtagatttgccgaatttgccgagctcggcaaatttcgaaatttgccgcacacgtcaaaaattttacagtacaattttgactaaaattattgattttttcgccaaaaatttagtaaaattacacaaaattgagttagttttatgcttaagcagacatactacacggaactaattcagaaaccagatgtgtgttaagaattcggtagttttggtgttccgaaaaacatcaaaaattatcaaaattttccgagtttgttaagcacggcaaatttgccgaatttgccgaatttgccgagctcggcaaatttgccgaatttgccgtgctcggcaaatattgaaaaaagagatttgccgaatttgccgagctcggcaaattttgaaaaaccagcaattgccgatttgccgagctcggcaattttttccatttgccgcacacccctgttctATACCTTTGCACAGAAGTATTCCATTTTATAACATTCCTTCTCGCGGCTCAACGCTTCCTTGTTTTCTATTTCCCAAACACCGAGAGGAGTATTGccattgttcaaaaatttatgactAAATATGTTTGGTTTTTATATTTAGTATGTATTACCAAAGAAATTACGCTCATGTACGTTGTCCGCCCACAAGCAAAGTGCGAAAGGTCTGGTCCTTATGAACCTTGTCATTACACCTACACGATGTCAGCATTTGGTTTCTATACTGTGGTTTGAAtgacactttttatttttttatttttcaaacatgaaattaaaattataggGATTCATTTTGTTCTTCCAAGCGTTGTTATTTCTTTCTATACCTTTCTATATCCCAATAATGATcagtgtttgaaaaatatcgtcCTCTCAATACTGTAAAGTGCAAAACTACATTCATTGGCAAACACTAACGATCTTTGTTTGCAAATCGGTATGGAAAATCGCTATAACAATAACCCTTCTTATAACTGAGCTTTTCAGATGGCTATAGCCCTCGTCATCTCCAATCACACCTTTGGTTCTCTTTCGATACATGCATATACAACGCTTATAtcaggtctccaaataagttcctggtcaaaaatcataactttgttcgctgcgtatcgatttttatgaaactttgggaatttacgTTATCATCCATGATCTTTCATGTGACagtagtcacaaaattttttgatcatcCGAAGAGCACTAACTccgagccaattttttcaggcatttttctgatctcgcttcttttcagctttcaatCGAGCTTTGTGTGGGGATTTTGCTTTGTTcagaatacattattagaaaacaacaaaagtttggaaaaaaatcttcaaaaaattttttgtcgaaaattctagatttttcctacaaaaatgatataaccaagtgtaaactatttttacacatacaaaacatatCAATTTAGTTCGATACACTAAAATGATagtagaaaatataattttttcggataattttttagttttttgaatatttcttgagattcaaatttcaaactcaaatgatttgtatgtgtaaaaatagtttacacttggttacatcatttttgtagaaaaaatctagaattt includes:
- the srz-37 gene encoding Serpentine receptor class gamma (Partially confirmed by transcript evidence); this encodes MKNATKFPTFYFKQFDFEYSYPGLACLFSFYLFYVYVFKENRKVDEKTALFPITSHFYKMVRTTNVLFLMQILFGSMASENLKTGELFHYAEWFIHYCLYVITQVFHFLIFLQTFERFIMYFTKSAENFVKISQQYLIRRSWILYIVFVMKDLILGIFWFLANVTVDIQKWYTHEIVYLVVFLLTNFLAWTSAVLYIPIFISVRKLSQLTSAQFHSPHIYIFWQSIVVVVFKIHFIKEFISYLYFDYVYCFSFIISTLHYDIYATPLIIQVSYISSNRRNVRILLTSFSVRRFLRVLFNMGEVSVEPLNF
- the C09G12.5 gene encoding DUF148 domain-containing protein (Confirmed by transcript evidence); the encoded protein is MFKQLFLFSAFLLVLLDASTPAVPSRESVVAGLVANGLKKDLVEKILELREKYNTEIIKANASGNQKLMQATWNKHQELYHKLFAKVTKEQKEIYEKLNKQYHLYF
- the srz-82 gene encoding Serpentine Receptor, class Z (Partially confirmed by transcript evidence), coding for MNDTYEGSNTTSSFVDSTSYEVKLVFVVIFGIYLIIYPFYVYAYKINRDRDKKMLLFPTVQHFYKMVKAEYILLFSIVIYHILLVAFPGGTVVLFPLFFLVYGLACALYDLIKAFHLITFLLSFQRCLVFFFPNLGKLVAVFQKQFFKYIRLFYLICFGTELIMYFYSPTIWSKSRWTTFELYSVASAIVLYIMQLLSTLFYIPILRSARRNPYVTSGHYYSLQKYIYWQTLTSLILESFTIIMCILIYLSGLSFSEIMLAIVLANIIITPLTIQVSYLGSKKWIVYPSGNLSLKNFINVVFSIKCSSTVSP